A window of Rhododendron vialii isolate Sample 1 chromosome 11a, ASM3025357v1 genomic DNA:
TTTATGTATACTTCTCCACGTCTGTTAACTAATGATCCAGTGTGGCCCaatctattttcataaaaatatattttgctttGACAATCTTAGATAATGTATGAATCAGAAATCAATTGCTAAGATAGTAAGATCCTTGAAACGtttagggtaaatttcattgacctcccttgaggtttctaaCAAATACAGAAACCTTTCCTGAAGTTTCTGAAATGTCACTACCTGTCCTTACTTTTGAAAATATAATACAGATTCCCCCATACAGCTAACTTGACTTAAACGGTGTCAACATTATGAAGCAAAAGACTTCAATGCCCTCTCCTATATTCTGctcttccttttcctttatctttttcGTTCCCTTTAACCCGTTTTCCTTATTGGGTCAGAAGTGGAAGGAAGCTAAGCATATACTTTTGCATGCAAGAGAAAGAAAATTCacataaaatttaaaagtatatttggttgtgtttctaaaatgagtttttaagattaaaaaatagataaggttactttcttcttctttttttgtcttccgtcaatttttttctttaacttaTCAAACTTCATTACTTTTGTGTACATAGTTTAGCCACActtgaaaagtaaaagaatgGGTAATAgttaatgaaaaattgaaaaaatcacCTTTGACTtggcattttgaatttttgaccTGGAGTTTTaataccttttcttttcaattttagtAACTTTTTATTTCGATAAGTTCCTTTAATTTTAAGATTGAGATAGACTAGATGTACtcacaaaattaaaaacattactAATATATTGgagttttataaaaaaaaaaaatagagtttaaGTATGTTTTCATTATAAAACATTATTGGtagttttggattttgtttgatgttTAAGTACAGTAATATTTACAACAATTTAgttaaatgtttttttaatcATGGGAGTCACAATTTTGTTCAGTACTTACTAAAAAGGTAGGTGAACAATACTCACTTTGGGTGAGTATGAGATAATTAAGTATAAACAAATAAGCTCAAGTCCATGTCTTGAATTGAATGCGAAGAGATTTATATCCTACCGTACATATAACCAAGCACACTAATTTATAAAGAGAATAACTTAGTCACGGAGTAAAAAACATTACAAAGCTAAATCTTGgttgttcaaaagtattttggactattcggattaaaaataatctattaccGATAATAGATTGTTTTTCATCTGAattgtccaaaatacttttggatagCCGAGACTTGAGTGCTtccatgaataagttattcacgaAGGAGCCATAAATAAGTTATTCTCATTTATAAAACCAAACATATAAATTTATCTAACTAAACAGTGAAACAAAACAACATATAGACTAGAATACACAAACCAATGCAAATATATTTATGTATATTTCTGCCTGTACACAACTCTACTATAAAGCTAATTAAAATAGCTATTAAACTTCTACTTTTGTTATTCTCACTCACAATTTTTTATTGTACACTCTCTCTAAATTTCTAAAACACTGTACTCTCTTCATATTCCTAATGGAAATTGGGTTTTCCACTGAGCCATAAATTCCCCTGCTGGTTCACATATACGAGGCGTTGAAAAAGCATTTTCTCCCTCATTTCCTTTTTCGTTATGAGAGAttcagcacctctctctctctcatctgcgCTGCTTCAGCAGCCATGGCGCCCTCCCAGCTGTTTCTTCAGCAACTCGATCTAAACTCTTTAGAAGAGCTTACTTCGTACCGATTTATCCGCGACTGCACAACTCTGGCTCGAATCGGTAATACTCGACAACCCTTTGGTTTTGTGTGTTTCCGATGTCCGATCTGTTCATATTTTTGTTGATCTCTGATCTGATCATATTTTTATTGATCGTTGATCCATATAGTATATGTTTAGATTTGTTTGTATGTGTGTATGGGAcgagagaaagagaatggggTTTGGATTATTTCCATCCCTTTTGTTTGGCCAGTTCGTTGAAGCTCAtatggacacacacacacacactcggcccctttggatggagtgatttcaagaaaaaaaaaaaaaaaggattttgtaGCCAAATCCCTCATTTGGATTGACTATTTTAgtgagaaatggagaaaaaaacacaaaagtaaaatgttttgattggctccttcctttctcacccaatctcacaaaaaatggtgggatttggtgagaaagaactcccctttcttatcctcaccctttctcaccatccaaagggcTGTACGTTGTAAACTAACTTACTCCCTAtcatcttctattttttctccAATCAAACTAGTAATCCCTTCTGGGAAGAAAATCCCATCCATATCTTAAATCCCTATCATCTTCTAAATAAAATCTTACCTCTTTCTCAAGCCCTCCAATGTCATTGTAGTCTTCAGTTGGTTATTCATCAACCTCCATGGCCTTAACTCGAGAATCATACTCGGAAGGAAATGTATCCAAATCTTTGTTCACCCCAACCAAATCCCCAGGTTTTAGCTTAACAGGAATGTCATATAATACTAAGAGTAAAATGTACTGCATCACACTCTAGATCTCTCACGCATCAACCGATCAAATGATATGTCTCTCTCACTCCTAGAGACATACTGAAGCTCCTGAACCTGTAGAGGGTGCCTCTAGCGCTGCAATGGTATTGGGCGCTCTGCCCTCTCAGCGCGTCGCCCAAAGATCGCCATATGTGGTGGCATGTACAAGTAGAGAGGCACGTCTGgcaaaaactgaaaagaaaagaacataatGTTAGAACAAATAAGAGAGCATTGCAAAATActcttgtaataaaagaacaCAAGCCCTCGTTAGCTTTTTCTTCCAATTGTTCTTGCATGTGTTGAGGTGTGGCCGTGTGGGTAGTTTAGGTATTTAATGTTTTCCTTATTTCACGCAATAATCTGTATTTGGGTTTGTACTCTAACTACATGTTGCCTCAGCCTGGTTTTTTCAGCTTGTTGGGGTTCCAGAAGTGGTGGGAGCTGGTGAAGTGAAGGACATAGAGGAGGAGGGGATtttgatgaagaagaaaaagggtgGTCTTAGATTGAAAATTAAGGTTGGGAATCCATTGCTAACGAGGTTGATCAGCGGGGCAATTGCGAGTGCGGTATCGATGACATCAGTTACTCTGTTGGAGACGATGATGACGCATTTGATGGGGCAATCGTGAGTGCGGTATCGATGACATCAGTTACTCCGTTAGAGACGATGATGACGCATTTGATGGTGAGGAGTTGTGGACACTCGTCAACGGAAGTGTTTCAGGACATCATGAAGAATGACGGATGGACAGGGTTGTTTGGGGATAATTTGGTGAATGTTGTACATGTTGCGCCGAGTAAGGCAATAGATGTATAGGGCATGGATACATCGTTTTTACATGAATCTATGATGTCTGCAATTTATATCTTTGTGCCTTGGTAAATTTTGGTATTGGACGCCGGGCAAATAGCTGTTTCCTGGGGTGTTTGGTTGATTGCTTAACTCATGTATGCATAAATAATTcagccacattgtggtttctgCATTTTTAAAGAAACGATAATCTTACCCATAAGACAATGCTACAGGCGCAAACGAGACTAGCGACCACCGCATAGCAGGgcgattttttgatgaacagaTCCACCATTGCTGCAAAAGATACATGAATCGAACCTGCGGCGACTTCCCGAACCATACTCTGGTTGGTGCGCGGCCTTCACCAACCAGAGTATGGTTCGGGAAGTCGCCGCAGGTTCGATTCCTGTATCTTTTGCAGCAATGGTGGATTTGTTCATAAAAAAATCGCCCTGCTATGCGGTGGTCGCTAGTCTCGTTTGCGCCTATAGCATTGTCTTATGGGTAAGATTATCGTTTCTTTAAAAATGcagaaaccacaatgtggctgAATTATTTATGCATACATGAGTTAAGCAATCAACCAAACACCCCAGGAAACAGCTATTTGCTCGGCGTCCAACACTAAAATTTACCAAGGCACAAAGATATAAATTGCAGACATCATAGATCCATGTAAAAACGATGTATCCATGCCCTATACATCtatgagagatgctacatacactactaTCCATCAACTACATTTTTTATGAGGCTCACCCCGgctcccaaaaaaaatacagaaaaatgtccataaattttagaataatattttatgggaccctgtaaaaaatcaactccaaagaatatcagtaagtattatttcttgatttgtagggaGTGAAACTGTTTAACTGCACAgcttcgcccctacgaatcaagaaataatatttaccgatatttgttagagctgattttttatagggcctcataatatattattttaaaatttatgaatatttttctgtatttttttgggacccaagaTGAGCCCTACAAAAtttgtagtggatggtgtagtggttGGATGTAatgtacctagacttattgtttCTGATTGTTTATTTcctattctttctctctccttaaaCGTTTTCTTTCCAGTTTTTTCTTTCCCGTCTCCCTAACTCTCACCCTCTCTCCAGTTCTCTCACCACATACAGGTATGACTcttttgttctctttctttttttttttagacggCTATGACGGCTGtaaatcaaaaaattagttttttgttCTCTATCCATGCTAAATTCTCGACGAGATCAGAAAAATAAACCGAAGACCAAAGATTGAATATGAGGAGTCGCACTttctgtttgaccaaaaaaaagattatgaGGCGTCACGGTTCTGGTACAACCCCATCAGAGGAATCGGctttggagtaattttttggggATGTGTGTTCGATATAGAAAACTTAAGGAGTCACTATAGCCCAGTAATCTGCCATCAATATAGCCACAGTAATTTTTTTCCGTTGTGTGTTCAATATGGAAAACGAGTCAATTGGGTCCAgaccaaaaaaattcacttaTGTAGTTAGGTTGGTACAGTTCATTTATACGGAAAGCTAGATGAATTCGGATCTATCATTGTTTTACCATTGACATGTTgtgggaaaagaaaaactctTGGTGtataaagggaaaatgacggccaatgacgtgttttgataattaatatccgctaaggacattttcaattTTAAACTGTTTCTTATATgagatatttatatttttgccTTTGAAATTTAATTTGATATACTTTCTAAGAAACACGTTCATTACTTAGATGAAATCTTTTTctaccattttttttcctgCCACAGTTTTCCATTTCATGTTTTTGAGATTTCATTAATTTTG
This region includes:
- the LOC131307809 gene encoding adenine nucleotide transporter BT1, chloroplastic/mitochondrial-like; the encoded protein is MAPSQLFLQQLDLNSLEELTSYRFIRDCTTLARIAWFFQLVGVPEVVGAGEVKDIEEEGILMKKKKGGLRLKIKVGNPLLTRLISGAIASAVSMTSVTLLETMMTHLMGQSCGHSSTEVFQDIMKNDGWTGLFGDNLVNVVHVAPSKAIDV